A single Chanos chanos chromosome 8, fChaCha1.1, whole genome shotgun sequence DNA region contains:
- the LOC115819319 gene encoding calpain-2 catalytic subunit-like has product MPPPGVCLSILSERSRRHGQGSRDAPLKFMDQDFRHLQQHCLMNKLWFIDGMFPPDRKSIGQGILSPDLLPRVRWLRPQEIVSNPCFILKNTSRFDFVQSSSLGNCWFLASLGALTLHRPVMDHVLQTGQTFQDNYAGIFHFRFWRFGEWVEVVIDDKLPTLDGKPIFAHSRDLTEFWPALLEKAYAKVCGSYADMDKGNISEALMDFTGGLAMTFQLNEPPEQLWELMCRAGQSESLMGCGTPPGASATWNNSLLPNGLVKEHAYAITGVMKAISNGCPVRLVRIFNPWGYMEWTGDWSDRSPMWKTVNEETQKFNNIIDNGEFWMSMEDFLKNFTQLNICSQSIDVLAGTPASHWTSRFHHGRWVVGTTAGGSTNDLDSFWKNPQYYVKLSKMDDDSADKDPNILVSLMQKSDKRHRHLAAYFHIGFSIYEVPSHVKGQTGKFPASFFKRHRPVARTKKYLNAREVIEFFRLKPGAYLVVPSTFNPDETSSFILAIFSRTKAQYKEVDAEQLQKLLNENLLSGFSQKKTNFSLDSCHSIVAMMDLSVSGRLNEDEFIRLWKRAVLYRDIFYRTDVSRTGNLSMNELRNALEAAGFGLNDHMLNLMALRYGGSTGEMSLESFICLILRMESMAKIFRKIAAGGEMHLGENEWMYLTMYS; this is encoded by the exons ATGCCTCCTCCTGGTGTGTGCTTGAGTATCCTATCTGAACGTAGTAGGAGACACGGTCAGGGGTCTCGTGATGCTCCTCTGAAATTCATGGACCAAGACTTCAGACACCTGCAGCAGCATTGTCTCATGAACAAACTATGGTTCATTGATGGCATGTTCCCCCCAGACAGAAAGTCTATTGGTCAAGGGATACTAAGTCCTGACCTGCTTCCAAGAGTCAGGTGGCTGAGACCACAG GAAATTGTTTCAAACCCTTGCTTCATTCTCAAAAATACATCAAGGTTTGATTTTGTTCAGTCAAGTTCCTTGG GAAACTGCTGGTTTCTAGCCTCTCTTGGAGCACTGACACTTCATAGGCCGGTAATGGATCATGTTCTTCAGACTGGACAGACATTTCAAGATAATTATGCTGGGATTTTTCACTTCAGG TTCTGGCGATTTGGAGAATGGGTCGAAGTTGTGATTGATGACAAGTTGCCCACACTCGACGGAAAACCAATCTTTGCTCATTCGAGAGATCTAACTGAGTTCTGGCCTGCTTTGCTGGAGAAAGCTTATGCCAA GGTCTGTGGATCTTATGCAGACATGGATAAAGGTAACATCAGTGAAGCACTGATGGACTTCACTGGTGGACTGGCAATGACCTTTCAGCTGAATGAGCCACCAGAGCAACTATGGGAGCTAATGTGTAGAGCAGGACAGTCTGAATCTCTGATGGGTTGCGGCACTCCTCCAGGGGCAAGT GCAACATGGAATAACAGCTTGTTGCCCAATGGTCTTGTAAAGGAACACGCCTATGCGATTACAGGCGTCATGAAA GCAATAAGCAATGGTTGCCCAGTGAGACTGGTGAGAATATTTAACCCCTGGGGCTATATGGAGTGGACCGGTGACTGGAGTGACCG GTCACCAATGTGGAAAACAGTGAATGAAGAGACTCAAAAATTCAACAATATAATTGACAACGGCGAGTTCTG GATGTCCATGGAAGACTTCCTGAAAAACTTCACACAATTGAATATTTGCAGTCAAAGCATCGATGTATTAGCCGGCACTCCTGCCAGTCACTGGACATCTCGATTCCATCATGGCAGATGGGTAGTAGGAACTACAGCAGGTGGCTCTACTAATGACCTAG ACAGTTTCTGGAAAAATCCTCAGTATTATGTCAAGCTCAGCAAAATGGATGATGATTCTGCAGACAAGGATCCAAACATCCTTGTGTCCCTCATGCAGAAGTCTGacaagagacacagacatcTAGCAGCTTATTTCCACATAGGCTTCAGCATTTATGAG GTGCCATCACATGTAA AGGGGCAGACAGGAAAGTTCCCTGCATCTTTTTTCAAAAGACACCGTCCTGTTGCACGAACCAAAAAATATCTGAATGCTCGTGAGGTGATTGAATTCTTTAGACTCAAACCTGGTGCGTATCTTGTTGTCCCATCAACCTTCAATCCAGACGAGACTTCTTCCTTTATCTTGGCCATCTTCTCAAGGACAAAGGCCCAG TATAAGGAAGTGGATGCAGAACAGCTTCAGAAATTGTTGAATGAAAACCTTCTAAGTG gattttcacagaaaaagacaaacttcAGCTTGGACTCCTGCCACAGCATTGTTGCAATGATGGAT ctgtctgtctctggacGACTTAATGAAGATGAATTCATACGTTTGTGGAAACGAGCAGTCCTGTACAGG GACATCTTTTATCGCACGGATGTCTCTCGGACGGGAAATCTATCAATGAATGAACTGAGAAATGCACTCGAGGCTGCAG GGTTTGGTTTGAATGATCACATGCTGAACCTCATGGCCTTGCGTTACGGTGGCTCTACTGGGGAAATGTCACTGGAGAGCTTCATTTGTCTAATCTTGCGTATGGAGTCTATGGCCA aaatattcagaaaaaTTGCTGCCGGAGGAGAGATGCATCTTGGAGAAAATGAG TGGATGTATCTCACCATGTACTCTTGA